A window of the Artemia franciscana chromosome 3, ASM3288406v1, whole genome shotgun sequence genome harbors these coding sequences:
- the LOC136024619 gene encoding transportin-2-like, translating to MTDDLNYLIPKFLQLLSHTTHKIRSHSISCINQFVLSRPQALIVNIDAFIEGLILLAVDNDSDIRKNVCRAFVMLLEVALEACEFWLNLAEVCRDVLGPFLPQLIPVLIKGMRYSELDVILLKVRGITLITFTSKSKDCMKNLGTNGVFCANR from the exons ATGACCGATGATCTGAATTATCTCATACCGAAATTCCTTCAGTTGCTTAGCCATACTACCCATAAAATCAGGTCACATTCCATATCCTGCATCAACCAGTTCGTCTTGTCAAGACCTCAAGCACTTATAGTTAATATTGATGCATTTATTGAG gGACTTATTCTTCTGGCAGTGGACAATGACTCGGATATTCGAAAAAATGTATGTCGAGCATTTGTGATGCTCCTCGAAGTTGCATTAGAAGCTTGTGAATTCTGGCTAAATTTGGCTGAAGTGTGTCGAGATGTTTTGGGACCATTTTTGCCCCAACTTATACCGGTGCTCATAAAGGGGATGAGATATTCAGAATTAGACGTTATATTGCTGAAGGTAAGAGGGATAACTTTGATTACttttacttcaaaatcaaaGGACTGTATGAAAAATTTAGGGACTAATGGGGTATTTTGTGCAAATCGTTGA